The region CCACGGCGTCATCTACCGCGACCTGAAGCTGGACAACATCCTGCTCGACCAGGAGGGCCACTGCAAGCTGGCCGACTTCGGTATGTGCAAGGAGGGCATCATGAACGGCATGCTGACCACCACGTTCTGCGGCACCCCCGACTACATCGCCCCGGAGATCCTCAAGGAGCAGGAGTACGGCGCCTCCGTCGACTGGTGGGCGCTGGGCGTGCTCATGTACGAGATGATGGCCGGCCAGCCGCCGTTCGAGGCCGACAACGAGGACGAGCTCTTCGACTCCATCATGCACGACGACGTCCTCTACCCGGTCTGGCTGTCCCGCGAGGCCGTCTCCATACTAAAGGGTGAGATGGTCTATCCTAGCGTGCTATAGAtacaagtttagaaatcaatttaatgaTGACCCTTGGTAGTTCATTCAATTCTGTATCTCGGGCATAGTTTTTAGAGTATCTAAGGAAACCATTCGTAATTTCTTTTTGAATGTATCTTAAAATTCTATCCCATACACCCATCTAAATGCCAGAAATTGTTCAAAACGGAGATTTTATTACAAAGTTATGAACATATTAAGTGTGAAATCTCGGAAACAGCCTAGTTGTTGCATGCATACCTCCATCTCTCTCGCACTTTCTTTACTCGAGGCTGTCGATTAtagctttctttcttgttataagtttattttataaaaatcttacaaataaatcaataattaaacaatttttgtggTGGATCCTTCCAGGTTTTCTCACCAAGAACCCGGAGCAGCGACTGGGTTGCACTGGCGATGAGAACGAGATACGCAAGCATCCATTTTTCAACAAGCTGGACTGGAAGGAGCTGGAGAAGCGCAACATAAAGCCACCATTCCGACCGAAAATGGTGAGCtgactaataatatttttgattgaACACCCATTAAAGGCTATAATATTATAGAAAAATCCACGCGATGCCAACAACTTCGATGCTGAGTTCACCAAGGAGGATCCTGTACTCACCCCCATAGGAAACGACGTGGTGCGCTGCATCAACCAGGACGAGTTCGCCGGCTTCTCGTTTGTGAATCCCAAGTTCGGGCCCGAGCGCAAAGTCTACTAAGGGCCAGCGATCGCAGTTCATGTTCACCTACCAGTTTGATGGGTCGCTGGGCGACCTGGAGCCCCGCAGAGATGGAGGCACACCCCTGTCGAGGGAGCTGGTCAACCGGGTCGCCATCGAACCGAGCTGTCATGCGGCGTGTAGCGCATCCCCTAGCACAAGCAGtctaatattttcatttatagTACCTATCTCCCCACCCCATTGTTGTCTGTTTCCCCGAACGTAGACGTGGTCCTAGTTTCGTTACCGGTCCTGTGTGTAGATCACCACTCATCCAGAGCATCCAAACTACCAGTGCCAATTGTCGAAACTGCTAAGCTTCAACGTGAATTCACAAGCGCACAAggacgcgaattcttcagatccCCGAAAACCTTAACCGCTTTAAGCTCTCCACGCCTGTTGGAATCTATTTATGTTGTTTGCCAAGccccgaaaaacaaaaaaccaacaaaaaaaagaagaaaatggAACCCCCACCCCATCTAGTCAATGCCCAGTGGCTGAGTGCATTTTGTTATTAGttatttattgattgtttGACGTGCCGAATCTCAAGTTTCGCACTCACAGACCGACAGCATCCAAGCAGAGCTCTATTTACGGGAGGCGAGGCACTTGCTCCAAGCGAATCTCAAGGGAATTTCTAACACAATAGCCGCAATGTGCCGTCTGTACTACACACAAGAAtgaaaagcacacacacaataCATGAATACGAGACCACATAAATCTagtttcaatttgttttatgtattcgAAATCTTGCACAACTTCCTTCTCAAGTATTAAAGcgatattattttaaaattaccttattgttatacataaatatttataaaagtgaaagcaaaaaaacaaaaacgaaatgaaGCCAAAAAACCCCTAATACAAACGCATACAATTTACCAACAAAGAAAGAAAGTAAAGCTAACTAATCATAGAGATAACGCTAAAAAGCCACAAAGAGAATGTCTATAaaattcatattaatttaTGCTAAACAAATTATGAATACCAGAAACCAAACGTGTTTAGTCTGTAAGCAAAGACCTGTTTCTGTTTCGTTCTTCAGTCAGCCCCAGCAAGCGGAACTATGCTAAAATAAATCCTGAatgaatatataataatagtaatgATAACGATAAAGCGAAGGAATAGCAAAGGATGGATAACAGGAGATTTATTAACTATAAGCAGCGTTGTTAACTAAAAATCGTAAGGCAAAGGCAGGCATAAACACACACTTGTATGTAATAATAAACGCCCAGTGTCTAATAATATTTGTGAAATAGCGAGCCCAGCTAGTTACccatttacaatttaaatgttaacCCAAAGTATTTTCAAGAACGCATtttaccaaaacaaaaaaaggaggaaGCAAATAACAAGCAGGAGTAACAAAGTACGAGGCGTATAGGCAAAATGTTAAAAGCtatgaataattttttaagcaatgCGCTCAAAGGCCTTTGCGAGGACAGAGGCGcgtattcaattaaaaaaccaaatgaaaagGTATAAGAACAAGctaaataaagtaaaagaaCTCCAGCCAACAAGAGAACTCATATGAACATAGTTATAGATCCCTGATCAGGATCGGGAATAGGTCGAGCAGGTGGCGAGCTTGCCACAGCACAGAAGAAAGGGTAAATATAATCGGAGCGGAACAGAAGAGGGATTGTAGAACAAATCGCGTGACCGTAACCTGAGAACAAACCTAAAAGTTATAGGACAAATGTGCAACCAAAAATGTTAGCTGTAAGCTCTCACCGAAAATACGCAAAGCTGAAGGCTCCCCGCGCCCCGCTGTTGTCTCCATCTACTACTTACTGAAACCCCGAACAAATCGTATAGTAAATATATATCATGGCTTGCCAAAACagacaaaaaaccaaaaaatacaaGGGTTCTTGAACTAAACTCTGAATGTACTCACTCGATCAGCTTAGCTAACTTTTTCCGGAGCCGCGCAGCTCAAGCAAACCACAACACACACCCACTTACATATGTGCAACTTTTTCATGTACCTTTCGCATCTTAGATACTTAAATGGATTATTAACGGCAGCCCCCGAAAAAATTGTTAACTGATCTAAGGCAAAACTACACACAAACTACTAAGAGAATATACAACTGTAACGGTAAAGTCGAAAGTCAACAGTTGATATGTTGTAAAAAagctattaaataaaatgaacaaaaaatgaaaaaaaaaaaaaaggagaaaagaTTACCAAGGCAGGCAAGTGAGCGTAATTGAATGTTAAAGAAGCTACTAAATAAATGGTATGAGCAGAAGATGTGTGCAAAGATAACCAAAGAAAGCAAAATTGAAAACCAgaaaaattgatttataaCATTAAgtgaaaactaattaataaataaagaggtAACACCTATGGAAAATGTAACGGCCTTGTTTGAATTTGAAAATGGCGGCATTGCCAGCTGCCAAACGGGAATGTTAGCGGTTGAGGGGATGAAACGGGCATGGTGCTATAATACCGCCGACAAAAAATGTAAGCAGATAGAACATAAAAGTCTGCTACTTTGCTGTAGTGATATTCTcagtttttgttaaaaaatagtattttttataaattaatgttattattatgCATTTTAGTTCATTAAAccctttaaatttgaattaacCGCTGTACCGGTCGTTAGCGGTTACCATTTACAGAAGAAGTTTACAGAAGTTATCGCTGGGTTATCGGCTGCTAACTAACAGCGCACATGTTGACTTCTGAAGAAGAAGCAGggccaaaacaaataattatttgttgaatttaatttattaatttaaagggGAAAACAAGTGCTAGCCAAGATGCCAAAGGtcaaaacggaaaagaagAGCCGTATTCACACGGAGGTTCAAAAGCAGGGTAAGTAAATAAACCTCAAACTTGAAAAGTTCACCAGGTGTTTAGGTATTCCTTGCAACCTGCAACCTCACGATGTTCATCCTTTGCAGGTATCGTCTTCAACAAGGACTTTGGCCAGCACATCCTGAAGAACCCCCTGGTGATCACCACCATGCTGGAGAAGGCTGCACTCCGGGCCACCGATGTGGTGCTGGAAATCGGTCCCGGCACGGGAAACATGACCGTTCGCATGCTGGAGCGGGCGAAGAAGGTGATTGCCTGCGAGATAGACACCCGTTTGGCTGCCGAGCTGCAGAAGCGTGTGCAGGCAACTCCGCTGCAGCCCAAGCTCCAAGTGCTCATCGGTGATTTCCTGAAAGCGGAGCTGCCCTTCTTCGACCTGTGCATCGCCAACGTGCCCTACCAGATCAGTTCGCCCCTGATCTTTAAGCTGCTCCTGCACCGGCCACTATTCCGGTGCGCCGTTCTCATGTTCCAGCGCGAATTCGCCCAGCGCCTGGTGGCCAAGCCGGGCGAGAAGCTCTACTGCCGCCTGAGCATCAATACCCAGCTGCTGGCCCGCGTGGACATGCTTATGAAGGTGGGCAAGAACAATTTTCGGCCGCCGCCAAAGGTGGAGAGCAGTGTGGTCAGGCTGGAGCCTAAGAACCCTCCGCCGCCAGTCAACTTCACCGAGTGGGATGGCCTGACGAGAATTGCCTTCCTGCGCAAGAACAAAACGCTGGCGGCCACCTTTAAGGTGACCTCGGTGATGGAGATGCTGGAGAAGAACTACAAGGTGTATCGCTCGCTCAGGAATGAGGTAAGTTAGCTTTTTCTGTTTACGTAAATTTcgcggcaaaaaaaaaaatgatttgccTTATCTCAGCCCATCGAAGAGAACTTCAACATGCAGGAAAAAGTGCTTGGCATCCTGGAGGCACAGGATATGGCCACCAAGCGTGCGAGAACCATGGACATCGACGACTTCATGAAGCTCCTGCTGGCTTTTAACTCAGCGGGCATTCACTTCAACTAGTTTTATTTACTCTCTAGATCATTAAACTTTGTACAATTTTACCAACATTAATATAAATGTTAAACCTAGAATGTGTGGTTGACTCTCAGTTTGTTTATAACCAAACAGGTTCTTTCGGTACAGTAAATATTCATTTACAGACTCAGCCAAGATCTAAATATAAAAGTTAAAGTTCATATCCgtattaacatttattttctagttttgaaaaatttttaaactattttcttGATAAAAACTTAAAGTATTAGCtttaaatattgtgtttttGGATCAATAATCTTTGACAATTCACACTATTAACTACTGTATATTGAATAAACCCAGCTGATCGGTGTTTAAGTCCAGAGAGCGGCTTTTCTGAAGTGCGCACTTGAAATCTAGCTGATTAACTTTGATTCAATCAGTCGGCCGCCGTTTGCGTTCCACTGCAGTTCGAGAACGTGTCAACAAGATGGCAATGCAAACCATTGGAACCATTTTACTGCTGATGCTATCCCTGAGCAGCAGCCTTGTGAATGGGCAAAACCCAGATCCAGCTGTCCAGCTTGGTAAGAGTAATTAGAAAGAACCATCGGAGTGACTTATTTCAATTCTTATACTCATTAGCCTGCACCAAATTCAAACAACTTGTTTTCGAGGAGCGCGTGGCCATCAGCTTTTTCTTGGAGGATGCCCCGATTACCTATTCCACAGTGGACAGTTGCCATGGATCAAGGCCCCTGATTGTGGATGGCACTCCGGCGGAGCCCAAGGAATTCCCCCATGCAGCTCGCCTGGGGCATCGGGATGCCAACAACGAAACCAAGTGGTTCTGCGGCGGAACCTTGATAAGCAATCGTCTAGTGCTCACAGCAGCTCACTGCTTTTTCTCTGAACAGTATGTGTGCAACTAAACATTCAAATTAGTTTTATAATAGTCAAGATATTCCTGCTAACTAATCGATTTTTATCTCATTCTAGTGGTGCGGTCAACGTTGTGCGCTTGGGCGAGCTGGAATTTGATAATGACCAGGATGATGCGCAGCCGGAGGACTTTGGCGTGCTGGCTCTCAAGCCACATCCGGATTTCAAGAATCCTGAACTCTACAATGATATTGCCGTTGTGAAACTGGATCGGGAGGTCAAGTTCAATCGGTACAAACACCCCGCCTGCCTGCCCTTCGACGACGGAGAGCAGCACGAGAGCTTCATCGCCATCGGCTGGGGTCAGAGGAAGTTCGCCCAGAAGCAGTCCAAGAAGCTGCTGAAGGTCCAGCTCCAGGGCTATGGCAACAAGTGTGTCACCAGTGTGGATCCCAATGATGAGCTGCCCCAGGGCTACGAGGCCAGGAGTCAGCTGTGCATCGGATCGAAGGATAACAAGGACACCTGCAACGGCGACTCGGGAGGTCCAGTGCTGACCTACCACAAGACTCTGCCCTGCATGTACCACATCATGGGCATCACCTCGTTCAGCATTGGCTGCTCCACGCCCGATATTCCCAGTGCCTACACCAGGGTGCATTACTTCCTCGACTGGATCAAGGGCGAGCTGGCCAATCAGACATAATGTTACCTTATACTAATTTAAATGCCTAAAGTTGGGTCTTAAACTGAGTTCTGATGAAGCCATAAATGCACTTAATAATTGTAAATCCACTGGTCTATACAAATTTGCATGCAGTGCGGTGTGTTTAGCGAACCGGTTgggtattaaaatttaaatgaacttTTCAGGTTTTCATTTCCACAGAATTTTTCACTTGCCTTAAAGTCGTGACAATGGattaactttattattatgattGAAATTGATTACTGGATGTttcattcaattatttttgtaaccCTCAGCAAAGTGTTGATTTAATATGGCTTTTATGTGTATTGAATTTCAGTTTGCGTATGCAATTTCTTATCAACAAAAGCGCGGCTTTTCCCTGTATTTACTGGCTCTCCTGAGGAGATTGCAACCGGATTAGCTAAGAGAAGCTGGCTGATTATTAACGATAATCTTAGTTACTCGCTTGCCGCCAAAGCCGCAGCACGATGAGAAGTGCGTTCTCTGGCCAGTTTGTCCAGCTGGGAGCAGCTTTGCTGGTTCTACTGGTCCATTTTGTGACTTCACAAGATCCGGATATAGTAAAAAGTGAGTGCATcatgtatattttaaatatcctTATTCATTTTTCTTTAACTACAGCCTGCACTTCCTACAAGAAGAGCGTTTGGGAGGAGACCTCGGAGTTCAGCTTCTTGATCGAGAATGCTCCGATTATCTACAAGACCTTGGACAAATGCACGAGCTATGCACCGCTCGTAATCGGCGGAGGACCCGCCTTGCCCAAGGAGTTCCCGCACGCAGCGCGCCTGGGACATCGGGAAGACAATGGCGAAGTTGAGTGGTTCTGTGGAGGAACGCTTATCAGCAACCTGCATGTGCTCACGGCAGCGCATTGCCTCTACTCGCCGCAGTACGTATATTCCTAATCACTAAGAGAGATCAGAAAAATAGCTTTGTTACTATAGAATAGCAAAAGAAGTTAGAacttaatatattataataatattttcatcaTAAACTAAGTTTCGGATGTGAATATCATATATAAACTATAATATTATGAAACTCTTTTCAGGGGATCAGTAAACATCGTTCGCCTCGGGGACCTGGAATTCGACACAAACAACGACGACGCCGATCCGGAGGACTTCACCGTAAAGAACTTCACCATCCACCCGGGCTATAACCATCCCGCGATCTACAACGACATAGCTGTGGTGCGGCTGGGCAAACCCGTAACCTTCAATGAGTACAAGCATCCCGCGTGCCTTCCCTTCGTCGACGGACGATCGGTCGGCTCCTTCATCGCCATTGGTTGGGGTCAGTTGGAGATCGTTCCCAGGACCGAAAACAAACAGCTGCAGAAGGTGAAGCTCTACAACTACAAAACGCGGTGCAGCATGACGGCGGACAAGAATGAGGAGCTGCCCGAGGGATACAACGCCACCACCCAACTCTGCATCGGATCTAGCGAGCACAAGGACACCTGCAACGGCGACTCCGGTGGACCAGTGCTGATCTATCACAAGGATTACCCCTGCATGTACCACGTAATGGGCATCACATCCATCGGAGTGGCCTGCGACACACCGGATCTTCCGGCCATGTACACCAGGGTACACTTCTACCTGGACTGGATCAAACAGCAGCTCGCCGAGAACTagtaaagaaaattatatcaaGAATACaaaaacatattatttaaAGACTTTGAAATTTCACAACCATTATTATTAGTATcaactttataataaattgaatagtttttattaaacGCTTGTCAAAAACGAAATAGAAATAATGTTTGTTGGCTATATTTTCATAGGAAACCATTAATACAGATCTGGTATTATTTCATTATAgtttaaatatcattataagagATCCAAATATAATGATTACCCGGTTAAATACACCACCAAGTTGCATTATCACCTTCATTTGCATGTCCACCGTTTTATAGTGGGCTAATCGTTTGAAGAGCGGGGATTTCTATTAGCTTTTACCCGCTGGGACCCGCCTCCACTGGGGGGTCCACAGCTGATCGATCGGGTCTAATTGGGAGATAAACCCGTTCGAATCCACAGTCGATCACCGATCACCCAAAGCTAAAGATGTGGTCGCCGCCTCCACTGCTCTCCCTACTGGTCATTCCGATGGCATGTGTCTTTGGCCAGTTTCCGGATGTTGACATAGTCAGGAGTAAGTAAAGGTTCTTCTTTACTTAATGCAGTGAAAAATAGTTATAGTTCTAAAGCTTGTATTTGATAATACAACCCTTCAGCTTGCACGAGGTACAAGAAGAGCGTTTTCGAGGAGACCATATACTTTGGATACCTGTTTCCAGGCGCCGAGGTTGAGAGCCAGATATTCGACAATTGCAGGAGTTACACCCCCTTGATAGTGGGCGGTCAGCCCGCCCAGCCGCGGGAATTCCCGCACATGGCGCGCTTGGGGCGTCGTCAAGATCAGGGTAGCCGGGTTGACTGGTTCTGTGGAGGCGCTCTGATCAGCGAGCGGTTCGTCTTAACCGCTGCCCACTGTTTGGAATCGGATCGGTAAGTAATTTAATTAGGGGGTACAAATATCTTGGGGTTTACCAGAAGGTGGTTTAAAGTTTCCCATTAATTGTAGGGTCAATCGATGAGTATCTTATAAATTAGGATATAACAGAAGGCAAATACTTAATTCTCTAATTCTCTAAAAATACTATACAAATACCGTCTCTTATTTTCAGCGGAGAAGTTAATATTGTGCGATTGGGCGAACTGGATTTCGATTCAACCGAAGAGGACGCTTCTCCCAAAGATTATGGTGTTGCTGGTTACCTAGCCCATCCGGGCTACGAAGATCCCGCGCTTTACAATGATATTGGATTATTAAAACTGAAGGAGGATGTGACATTTGATCTTTATAAGCATCCTGCCTGCCTGCCGTTTCAGGATGAACGTTTTTCCGACTCCTTTATAGCTGTGGGATGGGGAAGCACTGGGGTGGCGGACAAGCCATCGTCTAAGCTGCTAAAAGTGAAGCTGGACCGCTACGGAGATCAGGTATGTTATTATCATTTGAAAGAAAATCACTagataaagttttaaattttcttaggTGTGCAAAAGACTGCTAACGCGCCAACGGGAGGAATTCCCGCAAGGATTCGATGCCAACAACCAGCTCTGTGTGGGTTCCGAGATGGCCAGGGACACTTGCTACGGCGATTCGGGAGGTCCTTTGTTGATGTATCATCAGGAATATCCTTGCATGTATCATGTGGTGGCAATTACTTCGGCTGGACTGTTCTGCGGGTCACCAGGTGTTCCTGGAATATATACCCGTGTCTATCCATATCTAAACTGGATAACCCATGTAATGgcaaaattgtaaaaagtaaacaaatgttttttgttttaaattgttaaaaaaaagtctCAATTAACGTAATAAATGAATCaagtttaaaaaactttatttttttaaagaaaaatattttcaattctAACTAACGGTACGATGATTTTACAATATCGAATGTGAGAGCGCGTCATCCCTGGCACATCGATAGCCCAAACCTATCGGTGCGTTCATCGATAGTTGTTTACCTTTTTTCctacaaaaaaagaaacatttttaaaacaaaataaaatccgCATTTACGACTGTTGCATGCAACGGAGGTGTTTGAGCAGTGTGTGATACCGATTTTtacttattctgttttttttcaaaacaaaaatataacgtaatatatacgtttaataccttttataaatatttgtctgttgttattggttaaataaacaatcaatTACGGGTAAAGTTACTCCAAGAAAAATGGCCTCCTCCGAGGCCAAGGGTAAAAACCCTTATTCGGAGCTGAGCAACGTTAAAAGGCCGAAATTATCgcccttaaataaaaagaaaaaacctacGGATAACAATTTAGTAGAATCGGAAAGCGAAGAAGTTGTGATGAAAGAAGTCATTGACCCTGTAAGTCATCCGAGTCCAACCAGCCAAGTAAGTGGTAAAGCTATAACGGATCCTGCTAGCAAAGAAGAGAAGAGAGAAAGtggaaatttggaaaacaacgGATACTCGTACAGCAGCGCTCACAAGGGACCCTTTGTGGTCTACATAGACAAAATTGGTGAAACCAATGGCGAAAACCGACCTAGAAGAGTTCCTATAAATCCTCTTGAACTAAATGCTGTcctgctaaaattaaatattaaagatataatttcagTAAATAAGATTGGTTATGGGCGCTGCAAGGCTGAGTGCAAGTCAGCAACGGCAGCTAATAGCATCCTGTCCTCAAATCTTAAAAGTAATGGTTACGAACCTAAAATTCTtaagcatttcatttttaaaatgggtattatttttaatattccgaCAAAATTTTCCGACTCTGAACTTAAGGAGTACATTTCTTCTCCAGTACCTATTCAAGAAATAATTCGTGTGAAGACTAAGGACCGAgacaataaagatatttttattaacactcctagggttaagattctttttaaagGTACTCAAATTCCCAACGAGATTGTCTTCCTGTACACCAAAATTAATGTTAGtccatatgttccttttagtcaatgttttcgttgttttagatttaatcactttgctcagcattGTAAACAAACTGAACAAAAATGCAGTAAATGTTCTCTTTCGCATTCAAGAGAACAACAATGTAATCAACTCGTTTGTgc is a window of Drosophila biarmipes strain raj3 chromosome 3R, RU_DBia_V1.1, whole genome shotgun sequence DNA encoding:
- the LOC108026369 gene encoding venom protease; the encoded protein is MAMQTIGTILLLMLSLSSSLVNGQNPDPAVQLACTKFKQLVFEERVAISFFLEDAPITYSTVDSCHGSRPLIVDGTPAEPKEFPHAARLGHRDANNETKWFCGGTLISNRLVLTAAHCFFSEHGAVNVVRLGELEFDNDQDDAQPEDFGVLALKPHPDFKNPELYNDIAVVKLDREVKFNRYKHPACLPFDDGEQHESFIAIGWGQRKFAQKQSKKLLKVQLQGYGNKCVTSVDPNDELPQGYEARSQLCIGSKDNKDTCNGDSGGPVLTYHKTLPCMYHIMGITSFSIGCSTPDIPSAYTRVHYFLDWIKGELANQT
- the LOC108026064 gene encoding serine protease snake — its product is MITRLNTPPSCIITFICMSTSITDHPKLKMWSPPPLLSLLVIPMACVFGQFPDVDIVRTCTRYKKSVFEETIYFGYLFPGAEVESQIFDNCRSYTPLIVGGQPAQPREFPHMARLGRRQDQGSRVDWFCGGALISERFVLTAAHCLESDRGEVNIVRLGELDFDSTEEDASPKDYGVAGYLAHPGYEDPALYNDIGLLKLKEDVTFDLYKHPACLPFQDERFSDSFIAVGWGSTGVADKPSSKLLKVKLDRYGDQVCKRLLTRQREEFPQGFDANNQLCVGSEMARDTCYGDSGGPLLMYHQEYPCMYHVVAITSAGLFCGSPGVPGIYTRVYPYLNWITHVMAKL
- the LOC108026368 gene encoding serine protease snake; translation: MRSAFSGQFVQLGAALLVLLVHFVTSQDPDIVKTCTSYKKSVWEETSEFSFLIENAPIIYKTLDKCTSYAPLVIGGGPALPKEFPHAARLGHREDNGEVEWFCGGTLISNLHVLTAAHCLYSPQGSVNIVRLGDLEFDTNNDDADPEDFTVKNFTIHPGYNHPAIYNDIAVVRLGKPVTFNEYKHPACLPFVDGRSVGSFIAIGWGQLEIVPRTENKQLQKVKLYNYKTRCSMTADKNEELPEGYNATTQLCIGSSEHKDTCNGDSGGPVLIYHKDYPCMYHVMGITSIGVACDTPDLPAMYTRVHFYLDWIKQQLAEN
- the LOC108026370 gene encoding probable dimethyladenosine transferase; its protein translation is MPKVKTEKKSRIHTEVQKQGIVFNKDFGQHILKNPLVITTMLEKAALRATDVVLEIGPGTGNMTVRMLERAKKVIACEIDTRLAAELQKRVQATPLQPKLQVLIGDFLKAELPFFDLCIANVPYQISSPLIFKLLLHRPLFRCAVLMFQREFAQRLVAKPGEKLYCRLSINTQLLARVDMLMKVGKNNFRPPPKVESSVVRLEPKNPPPPVNFTEWDGLTRIAFLRKNKTLAATFKVTSVMEMLEKNYKVYRSLRNEPIEENFNMQEKVLGILEAQDMATKRARTMDIDDFMKLLLAFNSAGIHFN